From Solidesulfovibrio carbinoliphilus subsp. oakridgensis, the proteins below share one genomic window:
- a CDS encoding cell division protein FtsX, whose translation MKRVSRAVRLALSGAREVLRRPWPLAGAVAGVAVAVLLCGLAALAGLALDRAFDYSQGRVRFQVYWKPGADPALVARQTDWMRALPGLIETRSFTPAQALAVMGQALGKDADLPALGGQNPLPHTMLLTFGAPVADAGFFKDVYDRLAAVEGVAEVRYNPREVDMAQAVSQVGSRLALPLAGALALLVGLVVGNTVRLTLLRRREEVEILRLVGASEGYIRGPLVVGAGLVGLAGGAVAMGLLALVRVLLAGLLDVPPLFLALPALPAWLVLAFILGTGLVAALAGLAAAMESES comes from the coding sequence GTGAAGCGCGTTTCCAGAGCCGTCCGGCTGGCCCTGTCCGGGGCCCGCGAGGTCCTGCGCCGGCCCTGGCCCCTGGCCGGAGCCGTGGCCGGCGTGGCCGTGGCCGTGCTCCTTTGCGGCCTGGCCGCCCTGGCCGGGCTGGCCCTGGACCGGGCCTTCGACTACAGCCAGGGCCGGGTCCGGTTCCAGGTCTACTGGAAGCCCGGGGCCGACCCGGCCCTGGTCGCCCGGCAGACGGACTGGATGCGGGCCCTGCCCGGGCTGATCGAAACCAGGTCCTTCACCCCGGCCCAGGCCCTGGCCGTCATGGGCCAGGCCCTGGGCAAGGACGCGGACCTGCCCGCCCTTGGCGGGCAAAATCCCCTGCCCCACACCATGCTCCTGACCTTTGGGGCACCCGTGGCCGACGCGGGATTTTTCAAGGACGTCTACGACCGGCTGGCCGCGGTCGAGGGCGTGGCCGAGGTCCGCTACAATCCCCGGGAAGTGGACATGGCCCAGGCCGTAAGCCAGGTCGGGAGCCGGCTGGCCCTGCCCCTGGCCGGGGCCCTGGCCCTTCTCGTCGGGCTGGTGGTCGGCAACACCGTCCGCCTGACGCTTTTGCGCCGCCGCGAGGAGGTGGAGATCCTGCGCCTGGTCGGGGCTTCGGAAGGCTACATCCGGGGGCCGCTGGTGGTGGGGGCGGGACTCGTCGGCCTGGCCGGCGGGGCCGTGGCCATGGGCCTGCTCGCCCTCGTCCGGGTGCTCCTGGCCGGGCTCCTCGACGTGCCGCCGCTTTTTCTTGCCCTGCCCGCCTTGCCGGCCTGGCTGGTGCTGGCCTTTATCCTGGGAACCGGGCTCGTCGCCGCCCTGGCCGGGCTGGCCGCGGCCATGGAGTCCGAATCCTGA
- a CDS encoding sirohydrochlorin cobaltochelatase → MAAPVTPAATAGAAGAAGAVVLAAHGSSHPGAMAGLAAFRDGLQAAYPGLRLELARTVGRKHGSAAAFGGARQVADVLAGLAASGVGRVAVQSLHVVPGEEYHCLVAGIGRFLEAGGGNLRVSIGAPLLASLADVDAVAGAVLESLPAGRAPDEGLVLMGHGAPPPGAGFYEALRERLSRLDPLARFGAMPRERGAPCPDILRIRDELLAAGVGTAWLLPFFTVAGAHACCDLAGDKETSWRGVLEASGIRCRPCLSGLIEREPFAAVWRGHLRKALALLG, encoded by the coding sequence ATGGCCGCTCCCGTGACGCCGGCGGCGACCGCCGGGGCTGCCGGGGCTGCCGGGGCCGTCGTCCTGGCCGCCCACGGCTCGAGCCACCCCGGGGCCATGGCCGGGCTGGCCGCGTTTCGCGACGGCCTGCAGGCCGCCTACCCGGGCCTGCGCCTGGAGCTGGCCCGCACGGTCGGGCGCAAGCATGGGAGCGCCGCCGCTTTTGGCGGCGCGAGGCAGGTCGCGGACGTCCTGGCCGGCCTGGCCGCCTCGGGGGTGGGCCGGGTGGCCGTCCAGTCCCTGCACGTGGTGCCGGGCGAGGAATACCACTGCCTGGTGGCCGGCATCGGCCGGTTCCTGGAAGCGGGCGGCGGGAATCTCCGGGTCTCCATCGGCGCGCCGCTCCTGGCCAGCCTGGCCGACGTGGACGCCGTGGCCGGGGCGGTGCTCGAAAGCCTGCCGGCCGGGCGGGCCCCGGACGAGGGGCTGGTCCTCATGGGCCACGGGGCCCCGCCGCCCGGGGCCGGCTTTTACGAGGCCCTGCGGGAGCGGCTTTCCCGTCTCGACCCCCTGGCCCGGTTCGGGGCCATGCCCCGGGAGCGCGGGGCCCCCTGCCCGGACATCCTTCGCATCCGCGACGAACTGCTGGCGGCCGGGGTCGGCACGGCCTGGCTCCTGCCCTTTTTCACCGTGGCCGGGGCCCACGCCTGCTGCGACCTGGCCGGGGACAAGGAAACCTCCTGGCGCGGCGTGCTCGAAGCCTCGGGCATCCGCTGCCGGCCGTGCCTGTCGGGCCTCATTGAGCGCGAGCCCTTTGCGGCCGTCTGGCGCGGGCACCTGCGAAAGGCCCTGGCCCTGCTCGGCTGA
- a CDS encoding AbrB/MazE/SpoVT family DNA-binding domain-containing protein — METTLDEQGRVVIPEEVLRDLGLRPGSRVSVEEQGSAIVIRSISADSGLVEEDGVLLFAGETIGSVDDLIDRVREDRIREVSGLSRR, encoded by the coding sequence ATGGAAACGACGCTTGATGAGCAGGGGCGTGTGGTCATTCCTGAAGAAGTCCTGCGGGATCTGGGACTGAGGCCCGGTTCCCGGGTCAGTGTCGAGGAGCAGGGCAGCGCCATCGTCATTCGTTCCATCAGCGCGGACTCGGGTCTTGTCGAGGAAGACGGGGTGCTGCTGTTTGCCGGCGAGACGATCGGCTCCGTGGACGATTTGATTGATCGGGTCCGGGAAGACCGCATCAGGGAAGTCTCGGGACTGTCCCGGCGATGA
- a CDS encoding type II toxin-antitoxin system Phd/YefM family antitoxin, with the protein MDAISYTHAREHLASTMEQVCNDHAPVVITRQKGRAVVMMSLEDYNAIEETAYLLRSPANAARLRASLARAKAGEAEVHGLIEEE; encoded by the coding sequence ATGGATGCCATCAGCTACACCCATGCCCGCGAACACCTGGCCTCGACCATGGAGCAGGTCTGCAATGACCACGCGCCGGTCGTCATCACCCGGCAAAAGGGCCGGGCCGTGGTCATGATGAGCCTTGAGGACTACAACGCCATCGAGGAGACGGCCTACCTCCTGCGCAGCCCGGCCAACGCCGCCCGGCTGCGGGCGAGCCTGGCCCGGGCCAAGGCGGGAGAGGCCGAGGTCCATGGCCTGATCGAGGAGGAATAG
- the abc-f gene encoding ribosomal protection-like ABC-F family protein yields the protein MSLINISELSFGHEGGQTLFDKVSLQLDTDWKLGLIGRNGRGKTTFLKLLKGELRYSGKIVRPVACDYFPFPVENPGWTAFRLAEKLCPDCAPWQLEREASLIALSGEALERPLATLSGGETTKLLLAILFLRENHFLLIDEPTNHLDLQARQAVGNYLRGKKGFILVSHDRSLLDRCIDHVLSINKATIALQQGNFASWQQNRLRQDQYEQAQHRKLRKEVSRLAESAHQSANWSQAAERGKYGNGPVDRGFIGHKAAKLMQRAKSVEARRHKALEDASRLLRDVETAAPLSIRSVPFHGKKLVEASNLALEYDGRTILEGLSFRILLGDRLLLRGGNGSGKSSLARLIAGQPLRFTGDLRVPGSLRISSVPQDTSFLRGTLQDFARERGIDEGDCRAVLDRLGVARSRFEADMAGWSAGQKKKALLAASLCQEAHLYVWDEPLNYIDLESRIQLENLILEHRPTMLLIEHDRTFAERVASACLDLDRLREGGGGPDGRA from the coding sequence ATGTCATTGATCAATATTTCCGAACTCAGCTTCGGCCATGAGGGCGGCCAAACGCTTTTCGACAAGGTTTCCCTGCAGCTCGACACCGACTGGAAACTGGGACTTATCGGCCGCAACGGCCGGGGGAAGACCACCTTCCTCAAACTGCTCAAAGGAGAACTCCGCTATTCCGGCAAGATCGTCCGTCCGGTGGCCTGCGACTATTTCCCGTTTCCGGTGGAAAACCCCGGATGGACGGCCTTTCGCCTGGCAGAGAAGCTCTGTCCGGACTGCGCCCCCTGGCAGTTGGAACGGGAGGCCTCGCTGATCGCGCTTTCCGGCGAGGCCCTCGAACGTCCCCTGGCCACCCTGAGCGGCGGGGAAACCACCAAGCTGCTCCTGGCGATCCTCTTTTTACGCGAAAACCACTTCCTGCTCATCGACGAGCCCACCAACCACCTGGACTTGCAGGCCCGGCAGGCGGTGGGGAACTACTTGCGCGGGAAAAAAGGGTTCATCCTGGTCTCCCACGACCGGTCCCTGCTCGACCGGTGCATCGACCATGTCCTGTCCATCAACAAGGCGACCATTGCCCTGCAACAGGGCAATTTCGCCTCCTGGCAGCAAAATCGCCTGCGCCAGGACCAATACGAACAGGCGCAGCACCGGAAACTGCGCAAGGAAGTCTCCCGCCTGGCGGAAAGCGCCCACCAAAGCGCCAACTGGTCGCAAGCCGCCGAGCGCGGCAAGTACGGGAACGGCCCGGTGGACCGGGGATTTATCGGCCACAAGGCCGCCAAGCTGATGCAGCGGGCCAAATCCGTGGAAGCCCGGCGGCACAAGGCCCTGGAGGACGCGTCCCGGCTCCTTCGGGACGTGGAGACGGCCGCCCCCCTTTCCATCCGGTCCGTGCCCTTTCACGGCAAAAAGCTTGTGGAGGCGAGCAACCTTGCCCTCGAATATGACGGGAGGACGATCCTGGAAGGCCTTTCCTTCAGGATCCTCCTGGGCGACCGCCTTCTTCTGCGGGGGGGCAACGGCAGCGGCAAATCCAGCCTGGCCCGGCTCATCGCCGGCCAGCCGCTGCGGTTTACGGGCGACCTGCGGGTCCCGGGGAGCCTGCGGATCTCCAGCGTGCCCCAGGACACGTCCTTTCTCCGGGGGACATTGCAGGACTTCGCTCGGGAGCGGGGCATCGACGAGGGCGACTGCCGGGCGGTCCTCGACCGGCTGGGAGTGGCGCGCAGCCGGTTCGAGGCGGATATGGCCGGGTGGAGCGCCGGGCAAAAGAAAAAGGCGCTCCTGGCCGCCAGCCTCTGCCAGGAAGCGCATCTGTACGTCTGGGACGAACCGCTCAACTACATCGACCTGGAATCCCGCATCCAGCTGGAAAACCTGATCCTGGAACACCGCCCCACCATGCTGCTGATCGAGCACGACCGGACGTTCGCCGAGCGGGTCGCCTCCGCATGCCTGGATCTGGACCGCCTGCGGGAGGGCGGGGGAGGCCCCGACGGACGGGCCTGA
- the rlmN gene encoding 23S rRNA (adenine(2503)-C(2))-methyltransferase RlmN: MTNLIDLTFHELETLVVSLGEPPYRARQVWQWLWQKGCRDIAAMTDTSKALRARLAEVATIAWPQVARVSESADGTVKFLLTLGDGESVECVLIPEKDHYTACLSTQVGCAMGCAFCATGMMGFRRNMTPGEMLGQVLVARQYLLEKGVALALRNLVFMGMGEPLLNYDNLVKTLEALHHPQGFDISGRRITVSTAGVARHLLDLGRTGLCSLAVSLHAPTQALREKIMPGAAKLPLGELIEILRQYPMKPRERLTFEYLMLDGVNDSLEDARELVRLLSRVKAKVNLIVFNATPGLPYQPPPAERVFAFQEALKAKGLTATVRKSKGADIAAACGQLRAECEGEGAAGE; this comes from the coding sequence ATGACAAACCTGATCGACCTGACCTTCCACGAACTCGAGACCCTCGTCGTCTCCCTGGGCGAGCCGCCGTACCGGGCGCGCCAGGTCTGGCAGTGGCTGTGGCAGAAGGGCTGCCGCGACATCGCGGCCATGACCGACACCTCCAAGGCCTTGCGGGCCCGGCTGGCCGAGGTGGCGACGATCGCCTGGCCGCAGGTGGCCCGGGTCAGCGAGAGCGCCGACGGCACGGTCAAATTCTTGCTGACCCTTGGCGACGGCGAGTCGGTGGAGTGCGTGCTCATTCCCGAGAAGGACCACTATACGGCCTGCCTGTCGACCCAGGTCGGGTGCGCCATGGGCTGCGCCTTTTGCGCCACGGGCATGATGGGGTTTCGGCGCAACATGACCCCGGGCGAGATGCTGGGGCAGGTGCTGGTGGCCCGGCAGTATCTGCTTGAGAAGGGCGTGGCCCTGGCGCTGCGCAACCTCGTCTTCATGGGCATGGGCGAGCCGCTGCTCAACTATGACAATCTGGTCAAGACGCTGGAGGCCCTGCACCATCCCCAGGGGTTTGACATTTCGGGCCGCCGCATCACGGTGTCCACGGCCGGGGTGGCCCGCCATTTACTGGATTTGGGCAGGACGGGCTTGTGTTCCCTGGCCGTGTCGCTCCACGCCCCGACCCAGGCATTGCGGGAGAAGATCATGCCCGGCGCGGCCAAACTGCCGCTTGGCGAACTGATCGAGATTTTGCGCCAGTATCCCATGAAGCCCCGGGAGCGGCTGACGTTTGAGTACCTGATGCTCGACGGGGTCAACGACTCGCTGGAGGACGCCCGGGAACTGGTGCGCCTGCTTTCAAGGGTCAAGGCCAAGGTGAATCTGATCGTCTTTAACGCCACCCCGGGCCTGCCCTACCAGCCGCCGCCGGCCGAGCGGGTGTTCGCCTTCCAGGAGGCGCTCAAGGCCAAGGGGCTGACGGCGACCGTGCGCAAGAGCAAAGGCGCGGACATCGCCGCCGCCTGCGGCCAGCTTAGGGCCGAGTGCGAAGGGGAAGGGGCGGCCGGCGAATAA
- a CDS encoding dihydroorotase: MSVTPAGLDIRNVRVPGRTGAWDLLVADGKVLELLAHDPAASRAGATRIIDGRGLLLLPALTDAHAHLREPGQEWKEDIRSGLAAAAAGGFSNVLCMANTDPVNDNEAVTRLMRRRAAEAHPHGPRLFPIGALTVGLRGRELAPLGELRDAGCVAFSNDGEPVADTEIFRRALEYAADLTTPVIDHCEDPFMAKGSGANEGAMSARLGLRGQPDAAEAIQVARDILLAEYLDAPVHLAHVSCRRAVELIAAAKKRGAPVTAETCPHYLLMTDAALLGYDTMAKVNPPLRTDDDRLALTQALREGVIDILATDHAPHALHEKETPFEDAKNGISGLDTALASLWELVRQGRLSPEDLVTRFAWRPAEIFHLPVNRFAPGDPADFLLFDPEDSWVVTPESLRSKGKNTPLLGQPLTGRVVLTAVGGVVVHDLLARPDPA; encoded by the coding sequence ATGAGCGTGACACCTGCCGGTCTCGACATCCGAAACGTCCGCGTTCCCGGCCGCACCGGCGCCTGGGACCTGCTCGTCGCCGACGGCAAGGTCCTCGAACTTTTGGCCCACGACCCGGCCGCTTCCCGCGCCGGGGCCACCCGGATCATCGACGGCCGGGGGCTGCTGCTCCTGCCGGCCCTGACCGACGCCCACGCCCACCTGCGCGAGCCGGGCCAGGAGTGGAAGGAGGACATCCGTTCCGGTCTGGCCGCGGCCGCGGCCGGCGGCTTTTCCAACGTCCTGTGCATGGCCAACACCGACCCGGTCAACGACAACGAGGCCGTGACCCGCCTCATGCGGCGCCGGGCCGCCGAGGCCCATCCGCACGGACCGCGCCTGTTCCCCATCGGCGCGTTGACCGTGGGCCTTCGCGGCCGGGAGCTGGCCCCGCTCGGCGAGCTGCGCGACGCCGGGTGCGTGGCCTTTTCCAACGACGGCGAGCCCGTGGCCGACACCGAGATCTTTCGACGGGCCCTGGAATACGCCGCCGACTTGACGACCCCGGTCATCGACCACTGCGAGGACCCGTTCATGGCCAAGGGTTCCGGGGCCAACGAAGGGGCCATGAGCGCGCGCCTTGGCCTTCGGGGCCAGCCCGACGCGGCCGAGGCCATCCAGGTGGCCCGGGACATCCTCCTGGCCGAGTACCTCGACGCGCCGGTGCATCTGGCCCACGTCTCCTGCCGCCGGGCCGTGGAGCTCATTGCCGCGGCCAAAAAGCGCGGGGCCCCGGTCACGGCCGAGACCTGCCCGCACTATCTGCTCATGACCGACGCGGCCCTCCTCGGTTACGACACCATGGCCAAGGTCAACCCGCCGCTGCGCACCGACGACGACCGCCTGGCCCTTACCCAGGCCCTTCGCGAAGGCGTCATCGACATCCTGGCCACGGACCACGCCCCCCACGCCCTCCACGAGAAGGAAACCCCGTTCGAGGACGCCAAAAACGGCATCTCGGGCCTGGACACGGCGCTGGCCTCCCTGTGGGAGCTGGTGCGCCAGGGGCGGCTTTCCCCGGAAGACCTCGTCACGCGCTTCGCCTGGCGGCCGGCCGAGATCTTCCATCTTCCCGTCAACCGATTCGCCCCGGGCGATCCGGCCGATTTCCTGCTCTTCGACCCGGAGGATTCCTGGGTCGTCACCCCGGAGTCCCTGCGCTCCAAAGGCAAGAACACGCCCCTGCTCGGCCAGCCCCTGACCGGGCGCGTCGTCTTGACCGCTGTCGGCGGCGTGGTGGTCCACGACCTGCTCGCCCGGCCGGACCCCGCCTAA
- a CDS encoding PIN domain-containing protein, whose protein sequence is MRALFDTSVLVAALVKSHPLHERAYPWYLKGRRGELEMIVAAHGLAETYASLTTYPSRPRVSPRVASVIAVAAIISLDAREYLAAMDAVARIGRGGGSIYDALHVIAAQKSGADIVLSFNRKHFEPLIETGQQFIDP, encoded by the coding sequence ATGAGGGCGCTTTTCGATACGTCGGTCCTTGTGGCCGCGTTGGTGAAAAGCCACCCGCTGCATGAGCGGGCGTACCCGTGGTACTTGAAAGGCCGGCGCGGCGAGTTGGAAATGATCGTCGCCGCGCATGGGTTGGCGGAAACATATGCCTCGCTGACCACATATCCATCGCGGCCAAGGGTATCTCCGCGCGTGGCCAGCGTTATTGCCGTGGCTGCGATCATTTCGCTTGACGCGCGGGAGTATCTGGCGGCAATGGATGCCGTCGCTCGTATCGGGCGAGGCGGCGGAAGTATCTACGACGCGTTGCATGTCATCGCCGCCCAAAAAAGTGGCGCTGATATCGTGTTGTCATTTAATAGAAAGCATTTCGAGCCGCTCATCGAAACAGGCCAACAATTCATAGATCCATAA
- the hisI gene encoding phosphoribosyl-AMP cyclohydrolase: protein MKRPDFAKCGGLVPAIAQEACTGEVLMLAYMNEEAYDLTLQTGEVHYYSRSRQKLWHKGGTSGHVQKVTSVRLDCDADTILVLVEQVGGAACHEGYKSCFFTEITEGGERTCSPKVFDPKEVYK from the coding sequence ATGAAACGACCCGATTTCGCGAAGTGCGGCGGCCTCGTCCCCGCCATCGCCCAGGAGGCGTGCACCGGAGAGGTGCTCATGCTCGCCTACATGAACGAGGAAGCCTACGACTTGACCCTCCAAACGGGCGAAGTCCATTACTATAGCCGCAGCCGCCAGAAACTCTGGCACAAGGGCGGCACGTCCGGCCATGTCCAGAAGGTCACGTCCGTGCGCCTCGACTGCGACGCGGACACCATCCTGGTCCTGGTCGAGCAGGTCGGCGGCGCGGCCTGCCACGAAGGCTACAAGTCCTGCTTTTTCACCGAAATAACCGAAGGCGGCGAACGCACCTGTTCGCCCAAGGTCTTTGATCCCAAGGAGGTCTACAAATAA
- a CDS encoding aspartate carbamoyltransferase catalytic subunit has translation MNWSHKDLLDVSQLSREDVDVVMRTAASFREINTRPVKKVPTLKGKSVVLFFAEPSTRTKTSFDIAAKRLSADTFGLAKSGSSLQKGETLKDTVLTLQAMNPDAIVIRHPSSGAADFVGKRVSCAVINAGDGWHAHPTQALLDLFTLHGVWNTLAGKTVVILGDVAHSRVARSNCRLLPMLGARVRLCAPRTLLPKDAAALDAEVFHDLDAALVGADAVMCLRLQLERQEAGLLPDLREYARRFCLTTQRLSRANPDVKVLHPGPINRGVEIASDLADAGNSLILDQVSSGVAVRMAILYLHITRKDKGE, from the coding sequence ATGAACTGGTCCCACAAGGATCTGCTCGACGTATCCCAGCTTTCCCGGGAAGACGTGGACGTGGTCATGCGCACCGCCGCCTCCTTCCGCGAGATCAACACCCGTCCCGTCAAGAAGGTGCCGACGCTCAAGGGCAAAAGCGTGGTCCTTTTTTTTGCCGAGCCGAGCACCCGCACCAAGACGTCCTTTGACATCGCGGCCAAGCGGCTCTCGGCCGACACCTTCGGTCTGGCCAAATCCGGCAGTTCGCTCCAAAAGGGCGAGACCCTGAAGGACACCGTGCTGACCTTGCAGGCCATGAACCCGGACGCCATCGTCATCCGCCACCCCTCGTCGGGCGCGGCGGATTTCGTGGGCAAGCGGGTCTCCTGCGCGGTCATTAACGCCGGCGACGGCTGGCACGCCCACCCGACCCAGGCGCTGCTTGATCTTTTCACCCTGCACGGCGTCTGGAACACCTTGGCCGGCAAGACCGTGGTCATCCTCGGCGACGTGGCCCACAGCCGGGTGGCCCGGTCCAACTGCCGGCTTTTGCCCATGCTCGGGGCCCGGGTCCGGCTGTGCGCCCCGCGCACGCTTTTGCCCAAGGACGCGGCCGCCCTGGACGCCGAGGTCTTCCACGACCTGGACGCCGCCCTGGTGGGAGCCGACGCGGTCATGTGCCTGCGCCTGCAGCTCGAACGCCAGGAGGCCGGGCTTTTGCCCGACCTGCGCGAATACGCCCGCCGCTTCTGCCTGACCACCCAGCGCCTCTCCCGGGCCAATCCCGACGTCAAGGTCCTGCACCCCGGGCCCATCAACCGGGGCGTGGAAATCGCCTCGGATCTGGCCGACGCCGGCAATTCGCTCATCCTCGACCAGGTTTCCTCGGGCGTGGCCGTGCGCATGGCCATTTTGTATCTGCACATCACCCGCAAGGACAAAGGGGAATGA
- a CDS encoding Txe/YoeB family addiction module toxin, with protein MRLVWTAEAWEDYRSWQATDKGKVRKINALIREMLREPFAGTGKPEPLKFDLAGCWSRRIDQEHRLVYTVLDGDLILLACRYHY; from the coding sequence GTGCGCCTTGTCTGGACGGCTGAAGCCTGGGAGGACTATCGCTCCTGGCAGGCCACGGACAAAGGCAAGGTCCGCAAGATCAACGCCCTTATCCGGGAAATGCTGCGCGAGCCGTTTGCCGGCACCGGCAAGCCCGAACCCCTGAAATTCGACCTGGCCGGCTGCTGGTCCCGCCGCATCGACCAGGAGCACCGGCTCGTCTACACGGTGCTGGACGGCGACTTGATCCTGCTGGCCTGCCGCTACCATTATTGA
- the hisG gene encoding ATP phosphoribosyltransferase — MAGEQILKLGIPKGSLQDATIALFEKSGWKIRMHHRNYFPEINDPELSCSMCRAQEMSRYVESGTLDCGLTGKDWILENESDVVVVSDLVYSKVSNRPARWVLAVAADSPYRRPEDLAGKKIATELVNFTKQYFSGAGVPVEVEFSWGATEAKVVEGLADAIVEVTETGTTIKAHGLRIISELLLTNTQLIANKKSWEDPFKRRKIEVLNMLLQGALCAEGLVGLKMNVPEEKMPDIMALLPSLTSPTVANLYNKNWLSIEIVVAENTVRDLIPKLHDLGAEGIIEYGLNKVI; from the coding sequence ATGGCCGGCGAACAGATCCTCAAACTCGGCATTCCCAAAGGCTCCCTCCAGGACGCCACCATCGCGCTGTTCGAGAAATCCGGATGGAAGATCCGGATGCACCACCGCAATTATTTTCCCGAGATAAACGACCCCGAACTGTCCTGCTCCATGTGCCGGGCCCAGGAAATGTCCCGGTACGTCGAATCCGGCACCCTCGACTGCGGCCTGACCGGCAAGGACTGGATCCTCGAAAACGAGTCCGACGTGGTCGTGGTCTCCGACCTGGTCTACTCCAAGGTCAGCAACCGCCCGGCCCGCTGGGTCCTGGCCGTGGCCGCGGATTCGCCCTACAGGCGGCCCGAGGACCTGGCCGGCAAGAAGATCGCCACCGAGCTCGTCAACTTCACCAAGCAGTATTTCTCCGGCGCGGGCGTGCCCGTGGAGGTCGAATTCTCCTGGGGCGCCACCGAGGCCAAGGTGGTCGAAGGACTGGCCGACGCCATCGTGGAAGTGACCGAGACCGGCACCACGATCAAGGCCCACGGCCTGCGCATCATCTCCGAGCTGCTCTTGACCAACACCCAGCTCATCGCCAACAAGAAGTCCTGGGAAGACCCGTTCAAGCGCCGCAAGATCGAGGTCCTGAACATGCTGCTCCAGGGGGCCCTGTGCGCCGAGGGGCTGGTCGGGCTCAAGATGAACGTGCCCGAGGAGAAGATGCCGGACATCATGGCGCTTTTGCCGAGCCTCACCTCGCCGACGGTGGCCAACCTCTACAACAAGAACTGGCTGTCCATCGAGATCGTGGTGGCCGAGAACACGGTGCGCGACCTCATCCCCAAGCTCCACGACCTCGGGGCCGAGGGCATCATCGAATACGGCCTCAATAAGGTCATCTAA
- a CDS encoding HD domain-containing protein — MAQPFKDATALCKTIMRNGYDAYVISAALQEKALDAAAPELDLATDAPLAELQKLFPGTEALSEGGAFALARHGDTLFYIHPADTADASHPEETVARLTSRLVARLEARGILPPHQACPYLPHQQDAHDGFADLAGGEVRLVGIPDECIRQNYLRAVRALRFSANYNIPVEANTFMAILRASRRVLDYVSVKDIMDEWRKVEAENMATFVELLYDTMILHWFLPEVATLARIKQKSEEGVEYTLFEQTLAVMRHYPEELPYDWYGTLACLFHDVGKLHTAEYAGGELHFFQHHQVGAKVARKILSRLGFPPDETDLVCNLVRGHMRFHFMLTDRGIRRFKALDQYPRLIEMARADIKAVSGTYKEFNHNMKMLERTETPEEMLEPLLNGARIMQLLDLKPGPAVGLIRDALLKGQIAGDVASVADAEQFVRAYWDKQGLH, encoded by the coding sequence ATGGCGCAGCCCTTCAAGGACGCCACCGCCCTTTGCAAGACCATCATGCGGAACGGTTATGACGCCTACGTCATCAGCGCCGCCCTCCAGGAAAAGGCCCTGGACGCGGCCGCCCCGGAACTCGACCTGGCCACCGACGCCCCCCTGGCCGAACTGCAAAAGCTCTTCCCCGGCACCGAAGCCCTGTCCGAAGGCGGCGCCTTCGCCCTGGCGCGCCACGGGGACACGCTTTTTTATATCCACCCGGCCGACACCGCCGACGCCTCCCACCCCGAGGAAACCGTGGCCCGGCTGACCAGCCGGCTGGTCGCCCGCCTGGAAGCGCGCGGCATCCTGCCGCCGCACCAGGCCTGCCCCTACCTCCCCCACCAGCAGGACGCCCACGACGGCTTCGCCGACCTGGCCGGCGGCGAGGTCCGGCTCGTCGGCATCCCGGACGAGTGCATCCGGCAGAACTACCTGCGGGCCGTCCGGGCCCTGCGCTTTTCGGCCAACTACAACATCCCGGTCGAGGCCAACACCTTCATGGCCATCCTGCGCGCCTCGCGCCGGGTGCTCGACTACGTTTCGGTCAAGGACATCATGGACGAATGGCGCAAGGTCGAGGCCGAAAACATGGCCACCTTCGTCGAACTCCTCTACGACACCATGATCCTGCACTGGTTTTTGCCCGAAGTGGCCACGCTCGCCCGCATCAAGCAAAAAAGCGAGGAAGGCGTCGAATACACGCTGTTCGAACAGACGCTGGCCGTCATGCGCCACTATCCCGAGGAACTGCCCTACGACTGGTACGGAACCCTGGCCTGCCTCTTCCACGACGTTGGCAAGCTCCACACCGCCGAATACGCCGGGGGCGAGCTCCATTTCTTCCAGCACCACCAGGTAGGGGCCAAAGTGGCCAGAAAGATCCTCTCGCGCCTGGGCTTCCCCCCGGACGAGACCGACCTCGTCTGCAACCTCGTGCGCGGCCACATGCGCTTCCACTTCATGCTGACCGACCGGGGCATCCGCCGGTTCAAAGCCCTGGACCAGTACCCGCGCCTGATCGAAATGGCCCGGGCCGACATCAAGGCCGTCAGCGGCACCTACAAGGAATTCAACCACAACATGAAAATGCTCGAGCGGACCGAAACGCCCGAGGAGATGCTCGAACCGCTTTTGAACGGCGCCCGCATCATGCAGCTGCTCGACCTCAAGCCCGGACCGGCCGTGGGCCTCATCCGCGACGCCCTGCTCAAGGGGCAGATCGCCGGCGACGTGGCCAGCGTGGCCGACGCCGAGCAGTTCGTGCGCGCCTACTGGGACAAGCAGGGGCTGCATTAA